In Ruminiclostridium papyrosolvens DSM 2782, the following proteins share a genomic window:
- a CDS encoding Tex family protein — protein MTDIVGQLTGEFNLKPFQVQNTVKLIDEGNTIPFIARYRKEVTGELNDQVLRELYERLVYLRNLEERREGVRRLIEEQGKLTEELAKSLDKAVTLQEIEDIYRPYKVKRKTRASVAREKGLEPLATIIYSQLPSKTPVSEIATKYIDGEKGVNSADEAIAGALDIIAEEISDNAVFRKTLREIIFKDGLVVSSGKKEEDSVYRMYYDFKEPVSKIARHRVLALNRGEKEDFLNVRIDVKEDLCLNYLKAHTIKKTNQEMAGYVESAVEDSFKRLIFPSLERDIRNQLTELSEDQAIKVFSENLRNLLLQPPVKDRVVLGLDPAYRTGCKLAVVDETGKVLETTVIYPTPPQNKVEEAKKKVKQLIEKYKVDIISIGNGTASKESEIFVAELLKEIERKVYYMVVSEAGASVYSASKLGAEEFPDFDVALRSAVSIARRLQDPLAELVKIDPKAIGVGQYQHDMNQKRLDESLGGVVEDCVNNVGVDLNTASAPLLSYVSGISSAIAKNVVEYREENGKFKARNELKKVKKLGNKTFEQCAGFLRITDGGNILDNTSVHPESYKAAKLLLENMGYSLEDVKDKKLAGLDTKVVQTGMSQVAEKLGIGIPTLKDIINELLKPGRDPRDELPKPMLHSDVLNMEDLKAGMILTGTVRNVADFGAFVDIGVHQDGLVHISQLADKFVKNPMDVVAVGDIVKVKVIEVDVERKRISLTMREIN, from the coding sequence ATGACAGATATAGTTGGACAGTTAACCGGGGAATTCAACTTGAAGCCTTTTCAGGTACAAAATACTGTTAAGCTAATAGATGAGGGAAATACAATTCCATTTATAGCACGTTATAGAAAGGAAGTTACCGGAGAGCTCAATGATCAGGTTTTAAGAGAACTATACGAACGATTAGTGTATTTAAGAAATCTGGAGGAACGCCGGGAGGGTGTAAGAAGGCTTATAGAGGAGCAGGGTAAACTTACCGAAGAATTAGCAAAATCCTTAGATAAAGCCGTTACGTTGCAGGAGATAGAAGATATTTACAGACCTTACAAGGTCAAAAGGAAAACACGGGCATCCGTTGCCAGAGAAAAAGGTCTAGAACCCCTAGCGACTATTATATATTCACAGCTTCCTTCTAAAACCCCGGTAAGTGAGATTGCCACAAAATATATTGATGGGGAAAAAGGTGTAAACAGTGCAGATGAAGCAATTGCAGGAGCATTGGATATAATAGCTGAAGAAATTTCTGATAATGCTGTATTCAGAAAAACTTTAAGAGAAATAATATTTAAAGACGGTCTTGTTGTGTCTTCCGGTAAAAAGGAGGAAGATTCAGTATACAGAATGTACTATGATTTCAAGGAGCCTGTTTCCAAAATAGCAAGACACCGTGTACTTGCCTTGAACAGAGGTGAAAAGGAAGATTTTCTTAATGTACGGATTGATGTCAAAGAGGATTTGTGTCTGAATTATTTGAAAGCACATACTATTAAAAAAACAAACCAAGAAATGGCCGGATATGTAGAATCAGCTGTGGAGGATTCTTTTAAAAGACTGATTTTTCCGTCTTTGGAGAGGGACATACGCAATCAGCTTACGGAGCTGTCAGAGGATCAGGCAATAAAAGTATTTTCTGAAAATCTGAGAAATCTGCTGCTGCAGCCTCCTGTCAAGGACAGGGTGGTACTTGGGCTTGACCCGGCGTACAGGACAGGCTGCAAGCTGGCGGTAGTGGACGAAACAGGCAAAGTACTGGAAACTACGGTTATTTATCCGACTCCGCCTCAAAACAAAGTAGAAGAAGCTAAAAAGAAAGTAAAGCAGCTTATCGAAAAGTACAAAGTTGACATTATTTCAATAGGTAACGGTACAGCCTCCAAGGAATCTGAGATATTTGTAGCTGAACTGCTGAAGGAAATAGAAAGAAAGGTTTACTATATGGTGGTCAGCGAGGCAGGTGCATCGGTATATTCTGCTTCAAAGCTGGGGGCTGAGGAATTTCCTGATTTTGATGTTGCCCTAAGAAGTGCTGTGTCAATAGCCAGAAGGCTTCAAGACCCTTTGGCGGAACTGGTAAAGATAGACCCAAAAGCTATCGGAGTAGGACAGTACCAGCATGACATGAACCAAAAGAGGCTTGATGAATCTCTTGGGGGAGTGGTTGAAGATTGCGTAAATAATGTAGGTGTTGATTTGAATACTGCCTCTGCACCTTTGCTTTCATATGTTTCAGGAATAAGCAGTGCAATTGCAAAGAATGTTGTTGAGTACAGAGAGGAAAACGGTAAATTTAAGGCAAGAAATGAACTAAAGAAGGTGAAGAAGTTGGGAAATAAAACTTTTGAGCAGTGTGCAGGGTTTTTGAGAATAACTGACGGCGGAAATATCCTTGACAATACATCTGTTCACCCTGAATCATATAAGGCAGCAAAGCTTCTTCTGGAGAATATGGGTTACTCTTTGGAGGATGTAAAAGATAAAAAACTGGCAGGCCTTGACACCAAGGTTGTCCAGACAGGAATGTCACAGGTTGCAGAAAAGTTGGGTATCGGGATACCAACCTTAAAGGATATTATAAATGAATTGCTGAAGCCGGGAAGAGACCCCAGGGACGAACTTCCAAAGCCTATGCTCCACTCTGATGTACTTAACATGGAGGACTTGAAAGCAGGAATGATACTGACGGGTACTGTAAGAAACGTTGCTGATTTCGGAGCTTTTGTGGATATAGGTGTTCATCAGGACGGACTTGTCCATATATCTCAACTGGCTGACAAATTTGTAAAAAACCCCATGGATGTAGTTGCTGTAGGGGATATTGTAAAAGTCAAGGTTATTGAGGTAGATGTTGAAAGAAAGAGGATATCACTGACTATGAGAGAAATAAACTAA
- a CDS encoding NAD(P)/FAD-dependent oxidoreductase: MVDVIIIGKGPAGISAALYTVRAGLRTLVIGLDNSALHKTDRVENYYGFAEPVSGKYLLEQGEQQARRLGVKFVHSEVIALEKAEYFEVYTADENYSAKAVLMATGQQTKKVNINGLEEFEGRGVSYCTTCDGFFYRGLKVGLVGFKDYAMHEAMELEPLTKNITIYTNGNELELTEKYKFHASRFSINNKKIKSVAGNEVIEGITFEDGSVEKLDGLFVAFESASSVDFARKLGVITKNNSIVVNENQGTNLNGLFAAGDCTGGFKQIATAVGQGAMAGRKIIEYIRNNS; encoded by the coding sequence ATGGTTGATGTAATTATAATAGGCAAGGGGCCTGCGGGGATTTCTGCCGCACTTTATACAGTACGTGCGGGGCTGAGAACTTTAGTTATAGGTTTGGATAACAGCGCACTGCACAAAACAGATAGAGTGGAAAATTATTACGGCTTTGCTGAGCCGGTGTCGGGGAAATATCTTCTGGAACAGGGAGAGCAACAGGCCAGACGCCTTGGGGTAAAGTTTGTTCATAGTGAAGTAATAGCGTTAGAAAAAGCTGAGTATTTTGAAGTATATACAGCCGATGAAAACTATTCTGCCAAGGCAGTACTTATGGCTACGGGACAACAAACAAAAAAAGTAAATATAAATGGTCTGGAAGAATTTGAAGGCAGAGGGGTAAGTTATTGCACCACATGTGACGGCTTTTTCTATAGAGGGCTGAAGGTGGGCCTTGTGGGCTTTAAGGATTACGCAATGCATGAGGCTATGGAATTGGAGCCTTTAACAAAAAATATAACCATTTATACAAACGGCAATGAACTTGAGCTTACTGAAAAATATAAATTTCATGCGTCAAGATTTTCAATCAATAATAAGAAGATAAAAAGCGTAGCAGGAAATGAAGTCATTGAGGGTATAACCTTTGAAGATGGTTCGGTTGAAAAGCTTGACGGTCTATTTGTAGCTTTTGAATCAGCATCGAGTGTTGATTTCGCCAGAAAGCTCGGGGTAATAACAAAAAATAATTCAATAGTGGTTAATGAAAATCAAGGCACAAACCTAAATGGCCTTTTTGCGGCAGGAGACTGTACAGGAGGTTTCAAACAAATAGCAACTGCGGTTGGACAGGGTGCCATGGCCGGGAGAAAAATTATTGAATATATAAGAAATAATTCCTAG
- a CDS encoding sensor histidine kinase, whose translation MFVIFILLWIISILIIYANPKEYWAWCASLCLLFNGFGGLAAVIEQNFIPFLQGYGNEELIMASRILKGTADIFQHYFATYLFLIFVLLFTNFLDIQIKSKAKLEIVAALSLPSILMLFLYPITPEFNPNYRVLSCWVCVYTLLGCGILIISIIKERDDYTKTQRVLTALFVIPATMCVLWTSYILVAMGYTKVWQINVWVIAVEFILFFVFCIKYGVLGIHFKIERINIDNNIDSAIGGMSIVSHAIKNEVSTISLCVETIMCVEKTSPGMANKLSIIKDSCKNLLEFTRKLNEIKLYKMNFKPCLLSDIISKVINQVAPSICEKDIRIINDSKIDITVLIDPVHVSEVLKNLIINAIEAIHAEGVIKVNTEFLNNKKLCIKVSDNGIGIPKDCINKVMTPFFSTKKGKNNYGLGLSYCFKVMKSHNGSLQIKSKENQGTEMCLVFPVNKVVHVYSKSLPQSKNYHS comes from the coding sequence ATGTTTGTCATATTCATTTTATTGTGGATTATTTCTATTCTGATTATTTATGCCAACCCTAAAGAATACTGGGCGTGGTGTGCAAGTCTTTGCCTTTTATTTAATGGTTTTGGCGGGTTGGCGGCGGTCATAGAACAAAATTTTATTCCATTTTTACAAGGTTATGGTAATGAAGAGCTAATTATGGCCAGCCGTATACTTAAAGGTACGGCGGACATTTTTCAGCATTACTTTGCTACATACCTATTTTTGATTTTCGTTCTTCTGTTTACAAACTTTCTTGATATTCAAATAAAATCAAAAGCTAAACTGGAAATTGTAGCTGCTTTGTCTCTTCCAAGTATTCTCATGCTTTTCCTTTATCCTATCACTCCCGAGTTTAATCCTAACTATAGGGTATTATCTTGTTGGGTTTGTGTCTATACACTTCTTGGGTGTGGAATTCTCATAATAAGTATAATTAAGGAAAGGGATGACTACACAAAAACACAGAGAGTTCTCACAGCTTTATTTGTAATTCCGGCTACAATGTGCGTTCTCTGGACAAGCTATATATTGGTGGCCATGGGGTACACGAAGGTCTGGCAGATTAATGTATGGGTAATAGCTGTTGAATTTATTTTGTTTTTTGTCTTCTGTATAAAATACGGAGTATTGGGGATACATTTCAAGATAGAAAGAATTAATATTGATAACAATATAGATTCTGCTATAGGTGGAATGAGTATTGTTTCCCATGCAATAAAAAATGAAGTTTCCACTATCAGTTTATGTGTAGAAACTATAATGTGCGTGGAAAAAACAAGTCCGGGAATGGCCAATAAATTATCTATTATAAAGGATTCCTGCAAAAATCTTTTGGAGTTTACAAGAAAGCTTAATGAAATTAAGCTATATAAGATGAATTTTAAGCCTTGCCTTTTAAGTGATATTATATCAAAAGTAATAAATCAGGTTGCACCTTCTATCTGCGAAAAGGATATACGGATTATTAATGACAGTAAAATTGATATTACAGTGCTTATTGATCCCGTTCACGTATCAGAAGTTTTGAAGAATCTCATTATAAATGCTATTGAAGCTATCCATGCTGAGGGTGTTATTAAAGTAAATACAGAGTTTTTAAACAACAAAAAATTGTGTATAAAAGTTTCTGACAATGGAATAGGTATACCAAAGGATTGTATAAATAAGGTTATGACACCATTTTTCTCCACAAAAAAAGGAAAAAATAATTATGGATTGGGATTAAGCTATTGCTTTAAAGTTATGAAATCACACAACGGAAGTCTTCAGATAAAGAGCAAGGAAAATCAGGGGACTGAAATGTGCTTGGTATTTCCCGTTAATAAGGTTGTACATGTCTATAGTAAATCATTACCTCAGTCTAAAAATTATCATTCATAA
- a CDS encoding GerMN domain-containing protein, with amino-acid sequence MRKLLCLFMVFGIILTMLVGCGAKSKDADSDELTPVSSLTMGQDEADGLKDKTPVQLYFINEQGTKLAAETRYIQNTDAGKGNEHMATAVLKELISGPAKGSLLKASIPKETKVTTNVKIKDGVATVDLSKDFIEKHPGGKKNEQLSLYSIVNTLTEIKDITSVQFRINGKVTKEFKGSYQIDIAYSRDTHLISSEPGKDSTIKTITEDKDNTGDKTAQPTKENETKKSSSDTKTNADLDDDILE; translated from the coding sequence ATGCGAAAACTATTATGTCTATTTATGGTATTTGGAATTATTTTAACTATGCTTGTAGGCTGTGGGGCTAAAAGTAAGGATGCTGACAGTGATGAATTGACTCCGGTCAGCAGTCTTACAATGGGTCAGGATGAGGCTGATGGCTTAAAGGATAAAACTCCGGTTCAGTTATACTTTATCAATGAACAGGGTACAAAACTTGCTGCAGAAACAAGATACATTCAAAATACGGATGCCGGTAAGGGTAATGAACACATGGCGACAGCTGTTTTAAAGGAACTTATAAGCGGCCCTGCAAAAGGCAGTCTCTTAAAAGCTTCTATTCCTAAAGAGACTAAAGTAACTACAAATGTTAAAATAAAGGACGGTGTAGCAACTGTAGACCTATCAAAGGACTTTATTGAAAAGCACCCGGGTGGCAAAAAGAATGAGCAGCTATCGCTCTATTCTATCGTAAACACGTTAACAGAAATAAAGGATATAACTTCGGTACAGTTCAGAATAAACGGAAAAGTAACTAAAGAATTCAAGGGCAGCTATCAAATAGACATAGCTTATTCAAGAGACACCCATCTTATAAGCAGCGAGCCCGGAAAAGACAGCACAATAAAAACAATAACAGAAGACAAGGATAATACCGGGGACAAAACAGCTCAACCCACAAAAGAAAATGAGACAAAAAAGTCAAGTTCGGACACTAAAACAAATGCTGATTTGGATGATGATATTCTGGAATAA
- a CDS encoding FmdB family zinc ribbon protein: protein MPFYDLKCSKCGNEFNVMAKMSQRENKEIKCPDCGNNELETIFKNVNIIQSRKDSGGDCPNRHVCGGCCNH, encoded by the coding sequence ATGCCATTTTATGATCTTAAATGCAGTAAGTGCGGCAACGAATTCAACGTAATGGCTAAAATGTCCCAACGTGAAAACAAAGAAATTAAATGCCCTGACTGCGGAAACAATGAACTTGAAACCATATTTAAGAATGTAAATATTATTCAATCCAGAAAAGATTCCGGAGGAGACTGTCCAAACAGACATGTGTGCGGCGGGTGTTGCAATCACTGA
- a CDS encoding Ku protein encodes MHTVWKGSISFGLVNIPVKMFTATEDKDIRFKYIHKECHSPVKYKKVCPICNKEVQPDDIVRGFEYEPGKYVIMSGEDFESLQVKSEKAVEILDFVKLEEVDPVYFDKTYFLAPQETGGKAYTLLREALGQKEKIAVAKITIRDRESLAVIRVYKNVLMLETIFYPDEVKDSSQVPGIPENAKTTQAELDMATQLIDNLTTDFDPLKYVDTYREKLVELINAKVEGKQVVARKEVEKENVVSLMEALKQSIQMSKGTNKNEKDKDADKADKSAKEVKNRKKDPVEVETGDSTPEEKPKKRTRKAREKVES; translated from the coding sequence ATGCATACAGTTTGGAAGGGCTCTATCAGTTTCGGTTTGGTTAATATTCCTGTAAAAATGTTTACGGCAACAGAAGACAAGGATATCCGGTTTAAATATATTCATAAGGAATGTCATAGTCCGGTAAAGTACAAAAAGGTGTGTCCCATCTGTAATAAGGAGGTTCAGCCGGATGATATTGTCCGTGGTTTTGAATATGAGCCCGGTAAATACGTTATAATGAGCGGCGAAGATTTTGAATCTCTGCAGGTAAAAAGTGAAAAAGCAGTTGAAATATTGGACTTTGTAAAATTGGAAGAAGTTGACCCTGTGTATTTTGACAAGACATATTTTCTTGCGCCTCAGGAGACAGGAGGAAAAGCCTATACACTTCTGAGAGAGGCCTTGGGACAGAAAGAAAAAATTGCTGTTGCCAAAATAACTATAAGAGACAGAGAATCACTTGCTGTTATAAGAGTATACAAAAATGTTCTGATGCTTGAAACAATATTCTATCCTGATGAAGTAAAGGATTCGTCACAGGTACCGGGCATACCTGAAAACGCCAAGACAACTCAGGCAGAACTGGACATGGCAACACAGCTTATAGATAATCTGACTACGGATTTTGACCCGTTGAAATATGTGGATACCTATAGAGAAAAGCTGGTTGAGCTAATTAATGCCAAGGTTGAAGGAAAGCAGGTAGTAGCAAGAAAAGAAGTTGAAAAGGAAAATGTGGTAAGCCTTATGGAGGCATTGAAACAAAGTATACAAATGTCAAAGGGGACTAATAAAAATGAAAAAGATAAGGACGCTGATAAAGCTGATAAAAGTGCTAAGGAGGTTAAAAACCGCAAGAAGGACCCGGTAGAGGTAGAAACCGGTGACAGTACGCCTGAGGAAAAACCAAAGAAAAGAACGAGGAAGGCCAGAGAGAAGGTTGAATCATGA
- a CDS encoding RNA ligase family protein: MNWIIPMEPVICPQVKEGSGYIHEIKWDGIRGLVYIQDGNVKIYTKKGKERTGFYPELDVFKKGLGGKNAILDGEFVVLDEDGVPSFYKSLIRERVRNSSKLQYYTSSYPVCYMVFDILQYEDNILVNMPLIERKQLLEKNLSSLTGDDTKIFLAKMYQDGKELFEKMKKRNMEGIVSKKTDSLYIGGKKHEGWFKTKFIKKMLCVVGAIQWKSSQPNSLVLGIKPRDSEKLVYVGKASIGLKQSDLMLIKEYSGQLEQEECPFTTDEIIQLDRTGERFSWLYPALTCWISFLELTNDGHLRHPKIEGFAVFPVEEADGKVLTD; this comes from the coding sequence ATGAACTGGATTATACCAATGGAGCCGGTAATTTGTCCTCAGGTAAAGGAGGGTTCCGGCTACATCCATGAAATAAAATGGGATGGTATAAGAGGACTGGTTTATATACAGGACGGAAACGTTAAAATCTACACAAAGAAAGGCAAAGAGAGGACAGGCTTCTATCCCGAACTGGATGTTTTTAAAAAAGGTCTTGGAGGCAAAAATGCAATATTAGATGGTGAATTTGTTGTTCTGGATGAGGACGGAGTCCCCTCATTTTATAAAAGCCTCATAAGAGAACGTGTCCGTAATAGCAGTAAATTGCAATACTACACAAGTTCATACCCTGTTTGTTATATGGTATTTGATATATTACAGTATGAGGACAATATCCTTGTGAATATGCCCTTAATTGAAAGAAAACAGTTGCTTGAAAAAAATCTAAGTTCGTTAACAGGCGATGATACTAAAATATTTTTGGCGAAGATGTACCAAGACGGTAAAGAACTGTTTGAAAAAATGAAAAAACGCAACATGGAAGGTATTGTTTCAAAAAAGACAGACAGTCTGTATATAGGCGGAAAAAAACACGAGGGATGGTTTAAGACGAAGTTTATTAAAAAAATGCTTTGTGTAGTAGGAGCAATACAGTGGAAGTCTTCGCAGCCTAACTCGTTAGTTCTGGGAATAAAACCAAGAGACAGCGAAAAGCTTGTATATGTGGGTAAAGCATCTATTGGACTTAAACAATCTGATTTAATGCTTATAAAAGAGTATAGCGGGCAGCTTGAACAGGAGGAATGTCCCTTTACAACTGATGAAATTATACAATTGGACAGGACGGGTGAAAGGTTTTCATGGCTGTATCCTGCTCTTACTTGCTGGATTAGTTTTCTGGAACTGACAAATGACGGACATTTGAGACATCCTAAAATCGAGGGGTTTGCAGTATTTCCTGTGGAAGAAGCGGACGGAAAGGTGTTGACTGATTAA
- the ligD gene encoding non-homologous end-joining DNA ligase — protein sequence MAAVTDIIKVEIENKVIDIKNPDKLFWPEAGITKLEFVKTMTKLAPFLIKYSKNRMLTSIRYPHGINDKSFFQKEKPQGTPEWVETVEFNKKNYIALNSAATLVWLCTQAALELHTSFNVHERPNYPSSLVFDLDPDDDLHFEDVAELADRIHETLEALGIKGFIKTSGATGLQIFVPTAAKFNYDTARSLNEFFAQYFAEKLKNTVTIERMKKKRDGKIYFDWQQMWLGKSMITAYSARAVKSAAVSAPIQWDELNSIRPEMFTLKNMVNRLEQKGDIFEPSLKCDNSPQLHEILKQIKTVR from the coding sequence ATGGCTGCTGTTACAGATATTATAAAAGTAGAAATTGAAAACAAAGTTATTGATATAAAAAATCCCGACAAGCTATTTTGGCCGGAAGCCGGGATTACTAAGCTTGAGTTTGTGAAAACCATGACAAAGCTTGCTCCCTTTTTAATAAAATATTCAAAAAACAGAATGCTCACATCAATACGTTATCCTCATGGTATCAACGACAAAAGCTTTTTTCAGAAGGAAAAGCCTCAGGGAACACCGGAGTGGGTGGAAACAGTGGAGTTCAATAAAAAGAACTATATTGCCTTAAATTCTGCCGCCACACTTGTATGGCTTTGCACCCAGGCGGCACTGGAGCTTCATACCAGCTTTAACGTACATGAAAGGCCGAACTATCCCTCCAGTCTTGTGTTTGACTTGGACCCGGACGATGACCTTCATTTTGAAGATGTTGCAGAGCTTGCGGACAGAATACATGAAACCTTGGAAGCTCTGGGTATAAAGGGTTTTATAAAGACCTCCGGTGCAACGGGATTGCAGATATTTGTTCCTACTGCAGCAAAGTTCAACTATGACACCGCCCGGAGCCTCAATGAATTTTTTGCACAGTATTTTGCTGAAAAGCTTAAAAACACAGTGACTATAGAAAGAATGAAGAAGAAAAGGGATGGCAAGATTTATTTTGACTGGCAGCAGATGTGGCTGGGAAAAAGCATGATAACAGCTTATTCTGCAAGGGCAGTGAAAAGTGCCGCTGTGTCGGCTCCAATACAATGGGATGAGCTCAATAGTATACGGCCGGAAATGTTTACTCTCAAAAATATGGTAAACAGACTGGAGCAAAAAGGGGATATCTTCGAACCAAGCCTGAAATGCGACAATTCACCGCAGCTGCACGAAATACTAAAGCAGATTAAAACTGTCAGGTGA
- the galE gene encoding UDP-glucose 4-epimerase GalE: protein MKVLVTGGAGYIGTHTCVELLEAGFEVIVADNLCNSKETAIERVEKITGKNVKFYKVDILDKAALEQVFIENKPDSVIHFAGLKAVGESVSIPLKYYHNNITGTLILCELMEKYQVKNLVFSSSATVYGDPASVPIAEEFQLSVTNPYGRTKLMIEEILKDLYVADASWNIALLRYFNPIGAHESGTIGEDPNGIPNNLVPYITQVAVGKLKEVKVFGDDYNTVDGTGVRDYIHVVDLAKGHIKALEKLSREHVGVREYNLGTGNGYSVLQVIKAFSEACGKEIPYKIADRRPGDIAACYAKPDRAKNELDWTAEKGLPEMCVDSWRWQSQNPEGYK, encoded by the coding sequence ATGAAAGTATTAGTAACCGGAGGGGCCGGATATATCGGTACCCATACATGTGTTGAACTGCTTGAGGCGGGCTTTGAAGTTATCGTAGCCGATAACCTTTGTAACAGTAAGGAAACAGCAATAGAAAGAGTAGAAAAAATTACAGGCAAAAATGTAAAATTCTATAAAGTTGATATTTTGGACAAAGCAGCATTAGAACAGGTATTTATAGAAAATAAACCGGATTCCGTAATTCACTTTGCAGGACTAAAGGCAGTAGGCGAATCTGTTTCAATCCCGTTGAAGTATTATCACAACAACATAACGGGCACCTTGATTTTGTGCGAATTAATGGAAAAATACCAAGTCAAGAATCTGGTTTTCAGCTCATCAGCTACCGTATACGGAGATCCTGCCAGTGTTCCTATTGCTGAGGAATTTCAGCTGTCTGTTACAAATCCATATGGCAGAACAAAACTCATGATAGAAGAAATATTAAAGGATTTATATGTGGCAGATGCGTCATGGAATATCGCTCTGCTCAGATATTTTAACCCAATCGGAGCTCATGAAAGCGGTACAATAGGAGAAGACCCCAATGGAATTCCAAATAATCTGGTACCTTATATTACACAGGTAGCAGTTGGAAAGCTAAAGGAAGTAAAGGTTTTCGGAGATGATTACAATACCGTTGACGGTACAGGGGTTAGGGATTACATACATGTTGTAGACCTTGCTAAAGGCCATATAAAGGCGTTGGAAAAGCTATCCCGTGAACACGTAGGAGTAAGGGAATATAACCTTGGAACAGGTAACGGATATAGTGTTTTACAGGTAATTAAGGCATTTTCGGAAGCTTGCGGAAAAGAAATTCCCTATAAAATTGCAGACAGAAGGCCTGGGGATATAGCAGCTTGCTACGCAAAGCCGGACAGGGCAAAGAATGAACTTGACTGGACAGCTGAAAAGGGACTCCCGGAAATGTGTGTAGATTCATGGAGATGGCAATCGCAGAATCCAGAGGGGTATAAATAA
- a CDS encoding nucleotidyltransferase family protein gives MENNTALVIMAAGMGSRYGGLKQIDPVGPNGEIIMEYSIYDAIRAGFNKVVFIIKKEIEDTFREVIGKKIEGIIDVEYVYQKVDNLPQGFSVPEGRVKPWGTGHAVLSAKNAVKTPFAVINADDFYGAETYRLLNGFLTKNQDADNKYKYCMVGFVIENTLTENGHVARGVCNADSQGNLIDIHERTKIVKFGNETKYTEDDTNWIKIPEKSIVSMNTWGFNPSILQELEERFPEFLRMNKDNLLKAEYFLPTVVDNLIKEGKADVKVLSTADKWYGVTYQEDKPVVKKSISDMVAEHKYPNRLWDNIK, from the coding sequence ATGGAAAACAACACAGCTTTAGTAATAATGGCAGCAGGTATGGGAAGCAGATATGGCGGTTTAAAACAGATTGACCCTGTAGGGCCTAATGGCGAAATAATAATGGAATACTCTATTTATGATGCCATCAGAGCCGGCTTCAACAAGGTTGTATTCATAATTAAAAAGGAAATAGAGGACACCTTTCGGGAGGTTATAGGTAAGAAAATAGAGGGAATTATAGATGTGGAGTATGTTTATCAAAAAGTAGACAATCTGCCTCAAGGCTTCAGCGTTCCCGAAGGAAGAGTGAAACCCTGGGGAACGGGACATGCGGTGCTGAGTGCAAAAAATGCAGTTAAGACTCCTTTTGCAGTTATAAATGCAGATGATTTTTATGGGGCTGAGACATACAGGCTCTTAAATGGATTTCTGACAAAAAATCAGGATGCAGATAACAAATACAAGTATTGTATGGTGGGCTTCGTTATAGAGAACACACTTACCGAAAACGGCCATGTTGCAAGAGGCGTTTGCAATGCAGACAGTCAGGGAAATCTCATTGATATTCATGAAAGAACAAAGATAGTGAAATTCGGAAATGAGACTAAATACACTGAGGACGATACAAACTGGATTAAAATACCCGAAAAGAGTATTGTGTCAATGAATACATGGGGCTTTAATCCAAGCATTTTACAGGAGCTTGAGGAGCGTTTTCCCGAATTCCTGAGAATGAACAAGGATAATCTTTTGAAAGCGGAGTATTTTCTGCCTACTGTTGTGGATAATCTTATCAAAGAAGGCAAAGCAGATGTCAAGGTACTCTCAACTGCGGATAAATGGTACGGTGTTACATACCAAGAGGATAAGCCTGTTGTAAAGAAATCTATAAGCGATATGGTAGCGGAGCATAAATATCCTAACCGCCTTTGGGATAATATAAAATAA
- a CDS encoding zinc-ribbon domain containing protein — protein MYTDKTLVCKECENEFIFSAGEQEFYAEKGFQNEPTRCKACRSKRDHSSKRELFEAVCAECGQTTKVPFKPHLDKPVLCSKCFANKK, from the coding sequence ATGTACACTGACAAAACCTTGGTTTGCAAAGAATGTGAAAATGAATTTATTTTTTCTGCGGGTGAACAGGAGTTCTATGCTGAAAAGGGTTTTCAAAATGAACCCACCAGATGTAAAGCTTGTAGAAGTAAGCGTGATCACTCGTCAAAAAGAGAATTATTTGAGGCTGTTTGTGCAGAATGTGGGCAAACCACAAAGGTTCCGTTCAAACCTCATTTAGATAAGCCTGTATTATGTAGCAAATGTTTTGCTAATAAAAAATAG